A genomic stretch from Candidatus Methanomassiliicoccus intestinalis Issoire-Mx1 includes:
- a CDS encoding DUF7479 domain-containing protein: MDAKFSDSVKELIGSRGLKLDDVIDVINTAESSKRKINDGSKNLAKKRIGEATIYAVYDNDGNVETAYSHRMVLGDLQKTTDEPDPTNWVCVSCNEKAVVGTVLMTYMGITRSGPAVVCEKCGDAWVEEYLAINTIAAAEGLFEKKKA, encoded by the coding sequence ATGGATGCAAAATTCTCTGACAGCGTAAAAGAACTCATTGGATCAAGAGGTCTAAAACTTGATGATGTTATTGATGTCATCAACACTGCTGAATCAAGCAAAAGAAAGATTAACGATGGTTCCAAGAACCTTGCCAAGAAACGTATTGGGGAAGCTACAATCTACGCCGTATATGACAATGATGGTAACGTAGAGACAGCTTATTCTCATCGCATGGTACTTGGAGATCTTCAGAAGACTACCGATGAGCCAGACCCAACAAACTGGGTATGCGTTTCCTGTAATGAAAAGGCTGTTGTTGGAACAGTCTTAATGACATACATGGGCATTACTAGATCTGGACCAGCAGTCGTATGTGAAAAATGCGGCGATGCTTGGGTAGAAGAGTATCTGGCTATCAACACTATTGCAGCAGCAGAAGGTCTCTTCGAAAAGAAGAAAGCATAA
- a CDS encoding GNAT family N-acetyltransferase — protein sequence MGEIFFRELCSSDIIAVKHMLEEIWEIDKFTAGNSKTANCIISSILYNDLITQNYSEIAVLDGNVVGVLLARIKDSKNTHMIWTLKSLYYSLCLKVFKKNKAGCMEYLRVEQSFKKLLVQNSFDSELIFFMVNDNIRGKGVGKSLLSHYLDKCRSNGVVNLCLVTDTQCNYGYYDKIGFTLECEDAFRLELSSGPTEHKTFLYSYKL from the coding sequence ATGGGTGAGATATTTTTTAGAGAATTATGCAGTTCAGACATTATTGCTGTAAAACATATGCTTGAGGAAATATGGGAAATTGATAAATTTACAGCAGGAAACTCCAAAACTGCAAATTGCATAATATCTTCTATTCTCTACAATGATCTAATTACTCAAAACTATTCTGAAATTGCAGTTTTAGATGGAAATGTAGTTGGAGTACTGTTAGCTAGAATTAAAGATTCTAAAAATACACACATGATATGGACTCTTAAATCTCTATATTATTCACTTTGTCTGAAAGTTTTTAAAAAAAACAAAGCTGGATGTATGGAATATCTCAGAGTTGAACAGTCTTTTAAAAAGCTCTTGGTTCAGAATTCGTTTGATAGTGAATTGATATTTTTCATGGTGAATGATAATATACGAGGAAAAGGCGTTGGAAAATCATTATTGTCTCACTATCTGGATAAATGCAGGTCTAATGGTGTAGTTAATCTCTGTTTAGTTACCGATACCCAGTGCAATTATGGATACTATGATAAAATTGGTTTTACTCTGGAATGTGAGGACGCATTCAGGCTGGAATTATCCTCAGGGCCGACTGAACATAAAACATTTCTTTATTCATACAAACTCTGA
- a CDS encoding MFS transporter, with amino-acid sequence MTETAVNSDQSVIPKSSKYVMSSTEKLILISISIGTLMTALDATIVNIAIPTISEEFGASASASSWILLAYTIMLACFMLLWGKLGALTSYKKIFLIGIVIFTASSLVLGLVGFIQSLGMITIILMRAVQGLGAGMIMAMNLAMVTAYISPAVRGSAMGITTLMASIGTALGPALGGVLTSVHWSLIFFINVPIGLACLFISLKSMSSIATEKIAVDKKSVDLLGAILLFFALFSFIYMLNIGKGNWTSPTVIGLGICTVVFLIFIYLQEKRSKDPIVNLRLISDKNIVLTCIANLLMFGAMAGCYFFLPYYLEGLLGQTTMSAGLILVANSIGVMVAGILVGKLMDKSGGCRKYALIGCIITALGFLSMLSYDLSTSILQVVATLLLMGFGMGFSLVPIGNSIFTHTIPGEEGAASSFINTFRQMGSSVGLAIMQAVFVAVWTIDAILTKPQFIDRLVNSFHMVFIICALFALIACVLMLLSRDGPNTSAKQTS; translated from the coding sequence TTGACTGAAACTGCAGTTAACTCAGATCAGAGTGTTATTCCTAAATCTTCAAAATATGTAATGTCTTCGACTGAGAAATTGATACTTATTTCCATCTCAATTGGAACATTAATGACTGCTCTGGACGCAACCATTGTAAACATTGCGATTCCGACGATTTCAGAAGAATTTGGAGCCAGTGCAAGTGCTTCCTCATGGATACTTTTGGCATACACGATTATGCTGGCTTGTTTTATGCTCCTATGGGGAAAGTTGGGTGCGTTAACCAGTTATAAAAAGATATTTTTGATTGGAATTGTAATATTCACAGCAAGTTCTCTTGTTTTGGGATTGGTAGGATTTATACAAAGTCTTGGAATGATAACAATCATTTTGATGCGGGCCGTCCAGGGTCTTGGTGCAGGTATGATCATGGCAATGAATCTGGCTATGGTTACTGCATACATCTCTCCTGCTGTAAGAGGGTCTGCGATGGGTATAACCACATTGATGGCTTCCATAGGAACTGCATTAGGTCCTGCTTTAGGCGGTGTTCTAACTTCTGTCCATTGGTCTTTGATATTTTTCATAAATGTGCCAATAGGACTAGCTTGTTTATTCATCTCGCTTAAATCAATGTCATCCATAGCAACAGAAAAGATTGCGGTTGATAAGAAATCAGTAGATCTGCTGGGAGCAATTCTGCTGTTTTTTGCACTATTCTCATTCATCTATATGCTGAATATAGGAAAAGGAAACTGGACATCTCCAACAGTCATAGGATTAGGAATATGTACAGTCGTCTTTTTGATATTCATATACTTACAGGAAAAAAGATCAAAAGATCCAATTGTAAATCTTAGGCTAATCAGCGACAAAAATATTGTTCTAACCTGTATTGCAAATCTTCTAATGTTTGGAGCTATGGCTGGTTGCTATTTCTTCCTTCCATATTATCTAGAAGGTTTACTCGGACAGACTACTATGTCAGCAGGTCTTATTTTGGTAGCCAATTCCATTGGAGTTATGGTCGCTGGTATCCTAGTAGGAAAGTTAATGGATAAATCAGGTGGATGCAGAAAGTATGCTTTGATAGGCTGTATAATTACTGCACTCGGCTTTTTATCAATGCTGTCGTACGATCTTTCTACTAGCATTTTGCAGGTAGTAGCTACATTACTCTTGATGGGCTTTGGTATGGGTTTCTCACTAGTTCCAATTGGAAATAGCATATTTACCCATACAATTCCTGGAGAAGAAGGCGCAGCATCTTCCTTTATCAACACCTTCCGTCAGATGGGAAGCAGCGTGGGCTTAGCAATAATGCAAGCTGTCTTTGTTGCGGTATGGACCATTGATGCAATTCTTACCAAACCACAGTTCATAGACAGACTCGTCAACAGTTTTCACATGGTGTTCATAATCTGTGCATTGTTTGCATTGATTGCATGTGTGTTGATGTTACTGAGTAGGGATGGCCCAAACACCTCCGCTAAACAAACAAGCTGA
- a CDS encoding uroporphyrinogen decarboxylase family protein, translating to MGYEELFPPYDMEWHAHSTRRFANPFVDNKFDRVDVDPIMLSHAAVACGYTIRDFYEKPELGIHCLAHIYQLYDLLPVTHWFYASPWLADLGCNMIYKETLPPIPESEILHEPGDVDNLHVPSQEELYDGWTYSQYKRLYAYVQKNIPQTFVPIAYGFDPVGEAAALCGVENFIMWTFVEQEAAHKLLAKFTETAVNGALCTAKDYGSAMLVIASVLANNDIFSDEAIREYSVKYMREYVDKSFRGGAGPQIFYHCCGNHETSYKEFQNLIWSPFTVFHIGYKGADPFPSELLVQEYGNKATCMGSVDTKLLINPNPKVVYEASAQQVVAGRDAPRGYILGSSCECPPYALPGNILAMTRAAQDYGTYGKW from the coding sequence ATGGGATACGAAGAGTTATTTCCACCGTATGATATGGAATGGCATGCCCATTCTACAAGACGTTTTGCAAATCCCTTTGTCGATAACAAGTTCGACAGAGTTGATGTAGATCCGATTATGCTCTCACACGCTGCTGTAGCATGCGGATATACAATCAGGGATTTCTACGAGAAACCAGAACTTGGAATCCATTGTCTTGCGCACATTTATCAGTTATATGATTTGCTGCCTGTGACACACTGGTTCTACGCTTCTCCATGGTTAGCTGACCTGGGTTGTAACATGATTTACAAAGAGACTCTCCCTCCAATTCCAGAATCTGAGATTCTCCATGAACCAGGCGATGTAGACAACCTTCATGTGCCTAGCCAAGAAGAGCTGTATGATGGATGGACATATTCTCAATACAAGAGACTTTATGCATATGTGCAGAAAAACATCCCACAGACATTCGTTCCAATTGCATATGGATTCGATCCAGTCGGGGAAGCTGCTGCATTATGCGGTGTAGAAAACTTCATCATGTGGACCTTTGTAGAACAAGAAGCAGCTCACAAGTTACTCGCTAAGTTCACTGAAACTGCAGTGAATGGAGCACTATGTACCGCTAAAGACTACGGATCCGCTATGTTAGTAATAGCTTCTGTGTTAGCCAACAATGATATTTTCTCTGACGAGGCTATTAGGGAATATTCTGTCAAATACATGAGAGAGTATGTTGACAAATCATTCCGTGGTGGCGCAGGTCCTCAGATTTTCTATCACTGCTGTGGAAATCATGAAACAAGCTATAAAGAATTCCAGAATCTGATCTGGTCTCCATTTACTGTATTCCACATTGGATACAAAGGAGCCGATCCATTCCCGTCTGAATTATTGGTACAGGAATATGGAAACAAAGCTACCTGCATGGGATCTGTCGATACTAAATTACTGATTAACCCCAACCCGAAGGTTGTCTATGAAGCATCTGCTCAACAGGTTGTTGCTGGAAGAGATGCTCCACGCGGTTATATTCTAGGTTCATCTTGCGAATGTCCACCGTATGCTTTACCCGGTAACATCCTTGCAATGACCCGCGCAGCCCAAGACTATGGTACCTATGGGAAATGGTGA
- a CDS encoding PAS domain S-box protein → MAKHTAVLYGSDDDMHSSMIPLLINSLSNNDHMCLCILDDIMYLELTGMLLKEGIDVDDAQNSERLNHLVKNEIFFTKGSFNLEQTFAIFTSIANASQAHGFKQLDIFTDMSWTLPKVLNRAEYELKINLILAPFNVNMICMYDLRKFSSDAVMDALRTHPTVYANGVEYKNPFFTPSERLMHEDFSDLELEYALKIIRSIYDLKNSLDLCEGNIHEMGSLVKSCNSEKNDLSIALNELKFKFDQYAEGISDWIWELDSDGNFNYTSTAVTHILGIQREDILGKSLISIFCDEDKEVLSKAVEEAKYRIASFGPIDLRASKNGETVYLRISAVPLFHRNGTFLGYRGIANDITNSTNYELNIKSLEDEISKHVISSGEAEKTINDLKTDLESKCSEIQQLNESLSGLNADISSKNNEIVVLRDELETEKNKLSELQNSFESKKMEITMVSSSLAAFKDESERLTGKLIQSQTDLSNTQADLAALKTNLDGEISVLKGELLSAQTKIEDLNASIESKNAEISTLTSAAAVLSDEKQALKTQIDVMKSDLDVSTKELTALTAELEELKNKYAKEVPYLKEQLASSNSSILDLSSSLDSKNSELLTLTAATALLADEKQSLESQLESIKSDLDGSISKMTASVADVELLKNSNSELKDQLEEANKLIAELKSFKDSADSKISSLTEDLMQKETELSIKDTELSQVRSDLLSKSDEITRFNDILTVKDEEVTNMLSRISSREEELNELHERISKMNQDIDNEISSMRAELKNSIALCIEDYYEVLDSSAEAIWVIDNNGITTFTNKRVSEIFGYSKEELHDKTPTDFMDPEWLNAEDRKALEERIIKFVRKDGSDLWVMASSIPLISHDGTSKGMMGILVDITLLKKSVMQAQAPAPQKDPNDFMEHLNDAFTSVLSNIALVKDYVIPEGRMYDKLIRVQEASEAAVKAVGYNKLPNLTMPLIHGSGKILIIDDNDAVSESISDLLTHLGYDPDYAADCEEGLELCTDAATDNQPFAAAIIDINIPGCMDVLPMISAASPGIKLIASDVLETDPIGAEPSAFGFAAAIAKPFSAGELSFILNEVLNQ, encoded by the coding sequence ATGGCAAAACATACTGCAGTGCTTTACGGATCAGATGATGATATGCATTCGTCTATGATCCCTCTGCTTATAAACAGTCTTTCTAACAACGATCACATGTGCCTTTGTATTCTGGATGATATAATGTATCTTGAGTTGACTGGGATGCTTCTCAAGGAAGGTATAGATGTAGATGATGCTCAAAACTCCGAACGCTTAAATCATCTTGTAAAAAATGAAATATTTTTCACAAAGGGATCATTCAACCTTGAACAGACATTTGCGATATTTACCAGCATAGCCAATGCATCACAGGCACACGGTTTTAAACAATTGGACATCTTTACCGACATGTCATGGACTCTTCCCAAAGTTCTAAACAGGGCAGAGTATGAACTCAAGATAAATTTGATTCTTGCACCATTTAATGTCAACATGATATGCATGTATGATCTGAGAAAATTCTCTTCTGATGCTGTAATGGATGCCCTAAGAACGCATCCTACAGTTTATGCGAATGGTGTAGAATATAAAAATCCGTTCTTTACACCTTCAGAGAGGCTCATGCATGAGGACTTTTCCGATCTTGAATTGGAATACGCTCTTAAGATCATCCGCAGTATCTATGATTTAAAAAATTCTCTAGATCTCTGTGAAGGAAATATTCATGAAATGGGAAGTTTAGTTAAATCCTGTAACTCTGAGAAAAATGACCTAAGTATCGCCTTGAATGAATTAAAATTCAAATTTGATCAATATGCAGAGGGAATCTCAGACTGGATATGGGAACTTGATTCAGATGGAAACTTCAATTACACGTCAACCGCTGTAACTCATATTCTTGGAATTCAGAGGGAAGACATTCTTGGAAAAAGTCTAATCTCAATATTCTGTGATGAAGATAAGGAAGTTTTATCAAAAGCTGTTGAAGAAGCAAAATATCGGATTGCATCGTTTGGTCCGATTGATCTGCGGGCATCTAAAAACGGTGAAACCGTTTACCTAAGAATCTCAGCCGTGCCGCTGTTTCATCGTAATGGTACGTTCTTAGGATATCGCGGGATTGCCAATGATATAACGAATAGCACTAATTATGAATTAAATATAAAATCTCTCGAAGATGAAATTTCAAAGCATGTCATATCTTCAGGGGAAGCTGAAAAAACAATCAATGATCTGAAAACAGATCTTGAATCAAAATGTTCTGAAATTCAGCAGCTAAACGAATCATTATCTGGTTTAAATGCTGACATATCTTCAAAAAATAATGAAATTGTAGTTTTGAGAGATGAACTTGAAACTGAAAAGAACAAGTTATCTGAGCTTCAAAACAGTTTCGAGTCTAAAAAGATGGAGATTACAATGGTTTCCAGCTCTCTAGCTGCATTCAAAGATGAATCTGAAAGACTGACTGGAAAACTCATTCAGTCACAGACTGACCTAAGCAATACTCAGGCAGATCTAGCTGCCCTCAAAACAAACCTAGATGGCGAGATCTCTGTTTTGAAAGGAGAATTATTATCTGCACAAACTAAAATTGAAGATCTAAATGCATCAATTGAAAGCAAAAATGCGGAAATAAGCACGCTCACATCCGCGGCTGCTGTACTATCGGACGAGAAACAGGCATTGAAAACTCAAATCGACGTGATGAAATCTGATTTGGATGTAAGCACAAAAGAGCTCACAGCGCTCACCGCAGAACTCGAAGAGCTGAAAAATAAATATGCCAAAGAGGTCCCCTATCTCAAAGAGCAATTAGCTTCTTCAAACTCAAGCATACTCGATTTGAGTTCATCACTGGATAGTAAAAATTCTGAACTGTTGACTTTAACTGCGGCCACAGCATTGCTGGCTGATGAGAAACAGTCTTTAGAATCTCAATTAGAGTCAATCAAATCTGATTTAGATGGTAGCATTTCTAAAATGACCGCATCGGTGGCAGATGTCGAATTGTTAAAAAATTCTAATTCTGAACTTAAAGATCAACTGGAGGAAGCTAACAAACTCATCGCTGAATTAAAATCTTTCAAGGATTCGGCCGATTCTAAAATTTCTTCATTAACTGAAGATTTAATGCAAAAAGAAACTGAACTGAGTATCAAAGACACAGAGCTTTCTCAAGTACGTTCAGATCTGCTTTCTAAATCAGATGAAATAACCAGGTTCAATGATATATTAACGGTTAAAGATGAAGAAGTCACTAACATGCTGAGTAGGATTTCTTCTAGAGAAGAAGAACTTAACGAACTTCATGAGAGAATCTCAAAAATGAATCAAGATATAGATAATGAGATCTCATCCATGCGTGCGGAATTGAAAAATTCCATTGCACTATGTATTGAAGATTATTATGAAGTTTTAGACTCATCTGCAGAAGCTATCTGGGTGATAGATAATAATGGAATTACCACTTTCACAAATAAACGGGTGTCTGAAATATTTGGATACTCGAAAGAAGAACTGCATGATAAAACCCCTACAGATTTTATGGACCCTGAGTGGTTGAATGCAGAAGATCGAAAAGCTCTTGAAGAGCGGATTATTAAATTTGTACGCAAAGACGGCTCAGACCTATGGGTAATGGCCTCTTCAATCCCGCTTATTTCTCATGACGGGACGTCTAAAGGTATGATGGGTATTTTGGTTGACATAACCCTTCTTAAAAAATCAGTAATGCAGGCTCAGGCGCCAGCACCTCAGAAAGATCCAAATGATTTCATGGAACACTTAAATGACGCATTCACCTCAGTTTTATCCAACATCGCTCTCGTTAAAGACTACGTTATCCCTGAAGGAAGGATGTATGACAAACTCATCAGGGTGCAGGAAGCTTCTGAGGCAGCTGTTAAAGCAGTAGGGTATAACAAACTTCCAAATCTTACCATGCCGCTGATTCATGGGTCTGGAAAGATCCTCATAATTGATGATAATGATGCTGTGTCTGAATC
- the trsS gene encoding radical SAM (seleno)protein TrsS, giving the protein MSEIIGETESLCPECLKVIPAVKIAENDNIYLEKTCPEHGKYKVLIWRGVDDYLSLKKYACVPSKPNVCVVDKEEIVCPLDCGLCKEHTQHTCIAILEVTNGCNLKCPICFASASSGYKFHPDLNTIRKMYQTALDSVGENVCIQISGGEPTIRDDLPEIIKMGKDMGISYIELNTNGVRFAEDIEFLQKCKDAGVDSLYFSFDGVTSDVFVKTCGRDLLETKLKTIENCKKVEMGVTLVTVVSPDINLNQIGQIIDFAKKNVPTIKGVHFQPLSYFGRYPIVPQDENRTVLPDLLVEIEKQTKGQLRVDNFIPTSCTNVHCDIKSMSVVLEDGSLFPLTHRSMGPPKDTCCIASKTRQEVSDLWRFVDESMDSDNKKDPEPGSWDEFIQRAKSNYLTISSMPFQDVWNVETERLRGCCIHTITPDGRLIPFCLFNINSVHGQTLYRNEVFGKNSQ; this is encoded by the coding sequence ATGAGTGAGATTATAGGGGAAACAGAAAGTTTGTGCCCAGAATGTTTAAAAGTGATTCCTGCTGTAAAAATTGCAGAAAATGATAACATTTATCTGGAAAAGACATGCCCTGAGCATGGTAAATATAAAGTTTTAATCTGGAGAGGAGTTGATGATTACCTCTCTTTAAAGAAATACGCATGTGTTCCGTCCAAGCCAAATGTATGTGTTGTGGACAAAGAAGAAATTGTATGTCCTCTGGATTGTGGATTGTGTAAAGAACACACACAACACACATGCATCGCCATCCTCGAGGTTACAAACGGATGCAACCTCAAGTGTCCAATATGTTTTGCATCAGCAAGTTCCGGTTACAAGTTCCATCCAGACCTCAATACAATTCGCAAAATGTATCAAACTGCTCTAGACAGTGTAGGAGAAAATGTTTGTATACAGATCAGCGGAGGAGAACCAACAATTAGGGATGACCTTCCTGAAATTATCAAAATGGGAAAAGATATGGGTATTAGTTACATTGAGTTGAATACCAACGGTGTTAGATTTGCAGAAGATATTGAATTTCTTCAGAAATGCAAGGACGCTGGTGTAGATTCTCTTTATTTCTCATTTGATGGTGTTACAAGCGATGTATTTGTGAAAACATGTGGCAGAGATCTGCTAGAAACCAAATTAAAAACGATTGAAAATTGTAAGAAAGTTGAAATGGGTGTGACATTAGTCACTGTAGTTTCTCCAGACATTAATCTCAATCAAATAGGTCAGATAATCGACTTTGCAAAGAAAAATGTGCCAACTATTAAGGGTGTGCATTTTCAGCCTCTTAGCTATTTTGGTCGTTATCCAATTGTCCCTCAAGATGAAAACCGTACCGTCCTTCCAGATCTTTTAGTTGAGATCGAAAAGCAAACAAAAGGGCAGTTAAGAGTGGATAATTTTATTCCTACTTCCTGCACAAATGTTCACTGTGACATTAAATCAATGTCGGTGGTGTTAGAAGATGGTTCTCTCTTTCCATTGACTCATAGATCAATGGGACCTCCAAAAGATACCTGTTGTATAGCTTCTAAAACAAGGCAAGAAGTAAGCGATCTGTGGAGATTCGTAGATGAAAGCATGGACAGCGATAATAAAAAGGATCCAGAACCTGGCAGCTGGGACGAATTCATTCAGAGAGCTAAAAGCAATTATCTGACAATTTCTTCAATGCCATTTCAAGATGTCTGGAATGTTGAAACAGAGCGTCTTCGCGGATGCTGCATTCACACAATCACTCCAGATGGACGACTTATACCGTTCTGCTTGTTTAATATAAACAGTGTTCACGGACAAACATTATACCGTAATGAGGTTTTTGGAAAAAATTCTCAGTAA
- a CDS encoding methanogenesis marker 8 protein, giving the protein MSRHVMEALGKSKIIIEDGKVADVSEPVVKYCPLFKKHRNIEELNCQSIKENIEFRVKDFGMCTENRETKLDYFLNFGISEVMSLAVKQGSLDSVVMASDGCGTAVLNDAQIIQGMGGRISAIIETEPIESVIADIGAENILDPKTAEIDQIKGVIKAYEMGYSNVGVTTPFAQQAKFFREKYGDKIVIFGVHTTGISEDEANMFFDYADVITACASKYVREVAKTKAVIQAGTKVPIYGATERGKELMLAKLNELGKTPDTILEDGPYPLI; this is encoded by the coding sequence ATGAGCCGGCATGTGATGGAAGCTTTGGGTAAATCAAAGATTATTATTGAAGATGGGAAGGTAGCCGATGTATCAGAGCCTGTTGTAAAATACTGCCCATTGTTTAAAAAACATAGAAATATCGAAGAGCTTAACTGCCAGTCTATTAAGGAAAATATTGAATTCAGAGTCAAGGATTTTGGGATGTGCACAGAAAACAGAGAAACAAAACTTGACTATTTTCTTAATTTTGGAATTTCTGAAGTTATGAGCCTTGCAGTTAAACAAGGATCACTCGATTCCGTTGTAATGGCTTCCGATGGCTGCGGGACTGCAGTCTTGAACGATGCTCAAATAATCCAAGGGATGGGTGGAAGGATATCAGCAATTATCGAAACGGAACCCATTGAATCGGTAATTGCTGATATAGGCGCTGAAAATATTTTAGATCCGAAAACTGCAGAAATTGACCAGATCAAAGGTGTTATAAAAGCATATGAAATGGGCTATTCAAACGTGGGTGTAACAACACCATTTGCACAACAGGCAAAGTTCTTCAGGGAAAAATACGGTGACAAGATAGTGATATTTGGGGTGCACACAACAGGAATATCTGAAGATGAAGCAAACATGTTTTTTGATTATGCAGATGTAATTACTGCATGCGCTTCAAAGTATGTGCGTGAGGTTGCAAAGACCAAAGCCGTCATTCAAGCCGGAACAAAAGTTCCGATCTATGGGGCCACTGAACGGGGGAAGGAGCTTATGCTCGCTAAACTTAATGAACTAGGTAAAACTCCAGACACCATTCTTGAAGATGGGCCTTATCCATTGATTTAA
- a CDS encoding uroporphyrinogen decarboxylase family protein encodes MCSYSDHMGYEELFPPCDMEWHARSKKRFANAFVDSKFDRVDVDLHMLSHAAVACGYTIRDFYEKPELGIHCVAHIYQLYDLLPVTHWFYASPWLADLGCTMKYMDSIPPIPEKPIISEPSDVDNLQVPSIEEVYDGWTYSQYKRIYSYVQEHIPHTFLPMSYAFDITGEAAALCGVENFIMWTFVEQEAAHKLLAKFTETAVNGALCTAKDHGYSMLIVASILANNDIFSDEAIKDFSVKYMKDYVNNSFRGGAGPQVFYHCCGNHETSYKQFHSLVWSPLTEIHMGYKGQEAFPSDLLVKEFGTKATCMGSVDTKLLISPNPRAVYEASAQQIVAGRDSPRGYVLGASCECPPYALPGNILAMTRAAQDYGTYGKW; translated from the coding sequence ATGTGTTCTTACAGCGATCATATGGGTTATGAAGAGTTATTTCCTCCTTGTGATATGGAATGGCATGCACGTTCAAAGAAAAGATTTGCAAATGCTTTTGTCGATAGCAAATTCGACAGAGTTGATGTAGATTTACATATGCTCTCACACGCTGCTGTAGCATGCGGATATACAATCAGGGATTTTTACGAGAAACCAGAACTTGGAATCCATTGCGTTGCTCACATCTATCAGTTATATGATTTGCTGCCTGTGACACACTGGTTCTATGCGTCACCGTGGCTGGCTGATTTAGGATGTACTATGAAGTATATGGACAGCATTCCACCCATACCAGAAAAACCAATAATCTCTGAGCCCAGTGATGTAGACAACCTTCAAGTACCGAGCATTGAAGAAGTGTATGATGGTTGGACATATAGTCAGTATAAGCGGATATATTCCTATGTGCAGGAGCATATTCCACATACCTTTTTACCAATGTCCTATGCATTTGATATTACTGGGGAAGCTGCTGCATTATGCGGTGTAGAAAACTTCATCATGTGGACCTTTGTAGAACAAGAAGCAGCTCACAAGTTACTCGCTAAGTTCACTGAAACTGCAGTGAATGGAGCACTATGTACCGCTAAAGATCATGGCTACTCTATGTTGATCGTAGCCTCTATTCTCGCAAATAATGATATATTCTCAGACGAAGCCATAAAGGATTTTTCTGTTAAGTATATGAAAGATTACGTAAACAATTCATTCCGTGGTGGTGCCGGTCCTCAGGTTTTCTATCACTGCTGTGGAAATCATGAAACAAGCTATAAACAATTTCACAGTCTTGTCTGGTCTCCACTTACTGAGATACACATGGGATACAAAGGGCAAGAAGCATTCCCCTCCGATCTCTTGGTAAAAGAGTTTGGGACCAAAGCAACCTGTATGGGATCTGTTGATACTAAGCTGCTGATCAGTCCCAATCCGAGAGCTGTGTATGAAGCGTCTGCTCAGCAGATAGTCGCTGGGAGGGACTCACCACGTGGATATGTTCTCGGTGCTTCCTGCGAATGTCCACCGTATGCTTTACCTGGTAACATCCTTGCAATGACCCGCGCAGCCCAAGACTATGGTACCTATGGGAAATGGTGA